The genomic segment gtactaaagctacccttcccaaaggaaagagtactaaagctaccctttccaaagggaaagggttctaaagctatccttccccaagagaaagagtactaaagctACTCTTCGCTAAGGGAATGGGTAATAAAGCTAGCCTTCCCTAAGGGAGAGGGTACCTAATCTTTCCTTCCCCatatgaaagggtactaaagctaaccttatccaagggaaagggtactaaaactcaccttctccaagggaaagggtacttaagctaCCCTACTCAAGGAAAAGGTTACTGAAGCTACCTTTCTGAAAGGGAAAGGGTGCCATTACAACCCCCCTGCAAGAGAAAAAAGCTACATTCTTTTCATATAAGGAATATGCGAAAAGCGCGGAACTTGCAActcagattttgtttttttacgaATTGCGAAAGATACGATTTACAAACGCTCTGTGCTACAGTTTTGCTGCCTTGCCTCTAGCAATTTAAAGTGAAATCGAAAACTTTCCGTACGCATACGCAATATAATGGCAACACATACGTTGCGGTATaccattaaatttttattattaaatttttatttaatatatgtttataaatatttggtcaTAATAAATTACAGGTTTTTTCTCCCTCACATTAATTGTAATTAATTACACCTTTATCTTCATAATGATGCACATGAATACACGCAGTGATGTATGCATGCTGATAAGCATAAAGAGTATATTAAGGTggtgtacaaaaaaatttttgggtaaaTGTTTTAATCATGTGGGTGAACTTTTGAGCTCATAGGAAGTATATTTTTAACATAATTtacaaaattatattaaaaatatgagtgagttgttttgacaTGAATtgttaaaatcggataaaatttaagacaaaaatttggtatgcagGGAAACAACACCATTCGAAACCTTTAACAATTACCGATCACCCAGTAAGTTTTATAagtagatatagcctccatatgaactgatttccagTGTTGACTGTTTGATGCAGTAGTGGCTTTTTTCACTCCACGACTTAATTTTCTAATCTATATTTATCTCAGAAATTGTGGTGTCAGGTACTCATGGTTCGATTCTttgcaccaccataggatgacgATTAATTTTGGATTTTTCCAAAGCCTAAATCTCTGTATTTTCCTATTCCAGCCATTTTAATGTTTATTCCcacttttgtaatttttgtaaaGTATGTTATTTCATTTACATCTACATCTAAAGGATAcaattacacacacacacatacccacACTTTCGCGTATGAGCCCATGTTTACGCATACAAAAAATTATGCTATATGAGTAAATGCATATAAACAAGTTTATATGTTAATTACAGTGGTTATTGCCATATGAGCACAATAACATGCAGAGTCAGAAAATTTgcaacaaacaaattaaatgaaaaacaacATAAAGTGTGAAACTCCAATGCACCGGGACAAAGGCGACTGCCGGTAGTcaacaaagaaaataataacaataaaaataaaacaaaacaaaaaacaagtaaaaaggcgttaagttcggccgggccgaactttggatacccaccacctcgggtatatatgtaaaccacctttcatcaaaattcggtgaaactttcataccttatgccccatttcagttgttggaccgatttggatcaaatactaataagtacggtagctatatctaaaaataaaccgttctgaaccatattcgacacggatgtcgaaagcctatcataagtcactgtgtcaaatttcagtgaaatcggacaataaatgcctcttttatggggccaaaaccttaaattgagagatcggtctatgtgggagctatattcaaatttggaccgatctgagcaaaattgaagaaggacgtcgaagagcctaacttaactcactgtctcaaatttcagcgacatcggacactaaatgtgtcttttatggccccaaaacctaaaacctagatatcggtttatatggcagctatatcgaaatctgaaccgatctgtgcgatattgcagaagtgtgttaaggggcttaatttaactcactgtctcaaatttcggcgacatcggacaatagatgagcattttatgggcacaaaaccttaaatcatgaaatcggtctatatggcagctatatccaaatctgaaccgatctgagcaaaattgaaaaaggacgacgaagagcctaactaaacgcactgtctccaatttcagcgacctcggacaataaatgcgtcttttatggccccaaaacctaaaacctagatatcggtctatatggcagctatatccaaatctgaaccgatctgtgcgatattgcagaagtgtgttaaggggcttaatttaactcactgtctcaaatttcggtgacatcggacaataaatgagcattttatgggcacaaaaccttaaatcatgaaatcagtctatatggcagctatatccaaatttgaaccgatctgagcaaaattaaaaaaggacgtcgaagagcctaactaaactcactgtctccaatttcagcgacctcggacaataaatgcgtcttttatggccctaaaacctaaaacctagatatcggtctatatggcagctatatccaaatctgaaccgatctgagccaaaatgacgaaggatgtcgacggtcctaacacaattcactgttccgaatttcagcaaaatcggataataaatgtggcttttgtaggcctaagaccctaaatcggcggaacggtctatatggcagctatatccaaatctggaccgatctgagccaaattaacagaggatgtcgaagggcctaacacaactcactgtcccaaatttcagcgaaatcggataataaatgtggcttttatgggccttagaccagaaatcggaggatcggtctatatggcagctatatccaaatctggaccgatctgagccaaattaacaaaggatgtcgaagggcctaacacaactcactgtctgaaatttcaccaaaatcggataataaatgtagcttttatgggcatataaccctaaatcggaggatcggtctatatggcagctatatcgaaatccggaccgatctgagccaaattgacggaggatgtcgaagggcctaacacaactcactgtcccaaatttcagcaaaatcggataataaatgtggcttttatgggcctaagaccctaaatcggcggatcggtctatatgccagctatatcgaaatctggaccgatctgagccaaattcacggaggatgtcgaagggcctaacacaactcactgtcccaaatttcagcaaaatcggataaaaaatgtggcttttatgggcctaagaccctaaatcggaggatcggtctatatgagggctatatgaagatatagtccgatatagcccatcttcgaacttaacctgcttatggacaaaaaaagaatctatgcaaaatttcagctcaatatctctatttttaaagactgtagcgtgatatcaacagacagacggacagacggacggacatggctagatcgtcttagatttttacgctgatcaagaatatatatactttgtagggtcggtaatggatatttcgatgtgttgcaaacggaatgacaaaatgaatatacccccatcctttggtggtgggtataataacacaaACGCTAGGCACTGCTACATCCATTGCTGATGCTAGCTGACAGGGGGGAGTAGAAAGCAAAAAGCCTTCACACTATGGTTATTGTTGTCGACGCTTGCAATGATAATGTTGGTCAGTGACTGCGCATGGCGGGAAGCAATAGTGATGCAATATGAAGAGACAGACGGTCAGCTTGGTCCGTTCAGGCAAGGAAACGGATGAATCAATACGGACGTAGGGACAAGATTGGCCCATACAGCTGAATGGCTAAAAACACAACTGCCtgttaataataaaattatagtTAACATATTGTTGTTGTGTATTGATTCTTTTCGCCAAACAAACCATAAAAGCCCCTCCCCCGCTGTTATTAGTGATTGTTATGGACAATAGGGAGGTTTTCACTACTTTCCACTCCGATAGACACACATTCAGAAAAAATTGGCCTTTTTCGGTAAATAgtttaactttttaaaatttttcgattcgATCACAGACGTACAGCATCaaaggcggaaatgctaacctctgcgtcacTGTGCTCTCACCCAAACCTCAACTGTGCCAGCaaccaaatatgttcaaactggcAAACAtctgtatacccaccaccataggatgggggtatactaatttcgtcattctgtttgtaactcctcaaaatattcgtctaagaccccataaagtatagatattcttgatcgtcattacattttaggtcgatctagccatgtccgtccctctgtctgtcgaaagcatgctaactttcgagggagtaaagctatccgcttgacattttgcacaaatacttcttattagtgtaggccgggaagtgtatcgttcttgcagttaaactgcaacggactgcgtggcaagatcgatgagatcgtagactttatgagtcggaagagcatatcggtcgcagcgatccaggagacaaagctgaccaacacctgcagcttgcacagttgtcacggttacaatagGCTACGTAGGCATCGtacaaggaatggaggtgggggattggccttcgttatacaccattccgtgcagtatagacctatctcgcctgcgcttgacgctaatgacccatacatggaatgtatgggggtagcagttaggtctggtactgccgagatagagatatattgggtggcccaaaaagtaattgcggattttttaaaagaaagtaaatgcatttttaataaaacttagaatgaactttaatcaaatatacttttttacaatttttttctaaagcatactaaaagtaacagctgataactgacagaagaaagaatgcgattacagagtcacaagccgtagaaaaaatttgtcaacgccgactatatgaaaaatccgcaatactttttgggtaacccaatacaaCGTGTAAATACCGCCGGTTGTTAGCTGTgacccgattaatggccaggcctacagcctcgacataagtgggttgctatctggccataatcgtctggttctgggggattttaatgcgcatcacacgtcatggtaACGACCAGCGCGGcatggctttggcagagcagatagatagctccatgttttgcacggtgaatgaggatgcccccactaggattacgaggagttgcagcagctcgcccgacatctcaattgcatccccttatctcctgagtgacgtctcctggcaagccgtcatctctttggggtcagaccacctccccataattctcaccatcgaccgaccacccgacttcataacctccgagcgccggacgttcatccattataagaaggccgattggactggcttcagagagtataccaatcaccgcttcagtgaactgccacccccctctgatgtgcttgtggccgagaggaagttccgagacatcatcaacgcagcagccgctcgctttataccagcgaGTGCGACCCactttcccggcgcaagcagtggtactcgcagacgagcatgatgggattcgtgctatggaccccgctaaccccagaatcagcgagctgaatttggaaataaacagggtagtcaacgaacataagcggaatttgtggctggaacacttggagcaatgtaacttaggcaccggtgcaggcaaattgtgggccactgttaagtctctctcgaaccccggtagacgggacgacaggacctcagtcacttttgacaAGATAACCGTGACTAATCCGAAGAGATGTtctaggttgttcaaccgtcaatttattggacatcccgagagagacagggcaaggaggagagccattccattccgccgtattcgtggtctccgagccgatgaacagccatcacaatttaccgtgggcgaagttacgaatgtcatccgtggcgccaaatcttccaaggcgttgggccccgacggaatctctacattgatgctgaagaatctggattcacctggagtactcaactccaggtgaatccagattcttcagccacttaccactgtcctcaacctgacattgaacactcttatagttcccgaagtctggaaaatgggcagagtgatcccgatactgaagcctggaaaagacccgagtttggggaagtcgtagagaccgatctcccttctctcaccagtggcaaagacgcttgaggcattgctcctaccgagcctcgtaggagaatttccattcgccgagcatcaacatggatttcggagactgcacagcacaacaacagctttgcatgccattaccACACACAtctgccgtggcttcaatcaaccgaggccatgtgataggacggtcctagTGGCActagacctatcgaaggcattcgacacggtcagccatgccaaattatttgaggacatcgccaacacgtccctccagccaggcctgaaacgatgggtctcGAAttgtctgtgtggtcgccagtcatttgtggaatttagggataagaagtcgaaacatcgcagagtgaaacagggagttccccaaggtggggtgatatttcTGGCTCTGTTTAACcactacctatcctccatcacaccccctccagacggcatagagatcgtatcatatgcggccgattgtacgatcatggcaccagaccccccacccattgatgacatctgcgataggttgaacgtctacctcaacgagcttgcctcatatttcgctgcaagaaatctgaagatatccgccaccacatcttcagccacactattcactacaaatacgcgtgaggtgaatactgagctgactgtgatggtcgatggagaaatgatttcgaccatcaagtgttccaAAATACATGGCGTCActtttgacagctcttacactttctccccacatgccacagcaatctgcaataaagtcaaaagtagaaacaaggtcctcaagtcactcgctggcagcacttggggtgcagacaaagaaaccttgttgaccacgtacaaggcaattgaccggtctgtggtaagttatgcagcgccagtgtggtctcgtcagctttgtgacacgcagtggaataatattcagatctgtccgaatgccgccctccgaattgcgacgggctgtctcctcagttctcatgtggaccacctccatcaggagacaaaaatcctaccagtgcgaagacataactacatgctgtctaagcaataccttttgggctgctatcgcagaaaccatccaaatcatcatcttgtggatagatatccaccgcccagaagccttaaggtagatctacatgatctagagcgtgaggttccgcgctacaagagagaacctctagatcaagcggcatatcaagcaggtctaaacaacattcatgcagacacggtagcagacgcgttaattggctaccgggtgaatgtagtccttggagaacgaccgccacccattgcacccgaagaaatcgacctcccccggctaaccagagtggttctggctcaattacgttccggcagatgcagcctcctcaattcccacagagctaggattgatgccgacgtgcaagatgtatgtcccgattgtaaccagggaccgcacgatacacgtcacctgtttaactgcccggccagacccactcgactcagacccagatccctgtggacgcaccccatcttagtcgcagagttcctgggtcttgacactcaacagaatcaagcagacgaaagttagaacacaacaaactgctacaacaacaacattagtgtaggttggttgggattgtaaatgggccatatcggtccatgttttgatacagctggcatataaaccgatcttggatcttgacttcttgagcctcaagaaagccttattattctccgatttagctaaaattatgcacaacggcttctttcgTGACCTCcaacggtctgaatcggtttttagcctgatacagttcccctataaaccgatctccctattttacttcttgagcccctaaaaggcccaattcttattcgatttggctgaaattttacacatatacttctactgtggtctccaacattcaatttgattagcaaagcaattcttttcttttatcctttgtgtgtctaaaaagagataccgggaaagaactcgacaaatgcgatccatggtggagggtatataagattcagcccgtccgtacatagcacgcttttacttgttaaaagattttttttttttattttatagttttaagagcgcacaacaccGAACGGGGCTCCGACTCCGACTCTGGCTCCGGCTCCGGCTCCGACTCCGGCTCCGACTGCGGCTCCGACTGCGGCTCCGACTCCGGCTCCGACTCCGGCTCCGGCTCCGGTTCCGGCTCCGACTCCGGCTCagactccgactccggctcagACTCCGGTTCCGGCTCCGACTCCGGCTCAGACTCCGGCTCCGGTTCCGGCTCCGACTCCGGCTCAGACTCCGGCTCCGGCTCCGGCTCCGACTACGACTCCGGCTCCGACTCCGGCTCCGACTCCGGCTCCAACTCCGGCTCCGGCTCCGACTCCGTCTCCGGCTccgactccgactccggctccGACTCCGTCTCCGGCTCCGACTCCGTCTCCGGCTCCGACTCCGTCTCCGGCTCCGACTCCGTCTCCGGCTCCGACTCTGGCTCCGACTCCGGCTACGGATCAATAGTCCCCCTCTGACTTAGTCTCCGGCTTCAAACCTCCACGTCTTTCTTTGAACCCTCGATATACACAGGTGGGCTTATCCAGGCTGGATAAGCGCACCAGGGCAGGATTTATTGCGTACACACGAATTAAGaagtcatatattgggttgcccaaaaagtaattgcggattttttttaaagaaagtaaatgcatttttaataaaactttttttctaaagcaagctaaaagaaacagctgataactgacagaagaaagaatgcaattacagagtcacaagctgtgaaaaaatttgtcaacgccgactatatgaaaaatccgcaattactttttgggcaacccaatagaattctTGAAAGCTATAGGCGTGGTTGTTCTGCCGGATGGTTACACTAGATATGGACATATAGGAGTCGTCGAAGGTTTTGACCTTAGGTTATGTGAGGTCGTAGCTGGAGGAGAAATGCATGGGGAAGGCTGTCGGATTTTGTGGACTCATCATGGGTTGGTGGGAAATAAGATTGACCACAAGCTGGCCAGGAGTGGATTAGTGATGAACGCCGATCTTGTACCCAAATCAGTGAGCCAAACCCCTccatttagttaaaaaaaatctttctgaGGCCATAGATGGGTGGAGTGTGAATTACAGTGTAATACCGACTACTTGATCTTTTAAGCTTTTAATATGGCTTCGAGGCAAGAGCTGCAGCTTTTTCAGGcggccacgaaagccgggcaatgacataagaaatgctccaacgtttcatcatcttccatacatgccctacacatgtgatcacttgccgcaccgatttttcataaatgagctcctagtcctatgtattccaaaagctatactaacctccttcttacttcctttcagtaatagcctcgttctctcacgatctggatcacccaaCAGGATGTTCGccgtgtggaacagcgaaacagtcggtagccCACACCCTAaaatcagactgcgtcgaccccaaagtcttcgggttaaccaagttcatcgacgccagttctctggccttcattgcctaatcgtctgccattttattcccccttattgcgttatggcccggcacccaaacgatgcggagaCTGCAAGACtttttgtgaccttaccgtcctggttgttattgaccttatagccattttaatgtccgtaaagatgttcacactctacGCCCTCGCATTAGtaccacatcacctcacgcattccgtgatcgcccgattCTCCGCccggccaggcagtctaaaacagatctcagtccctgtgttcaCAATGTGGACCCCGCCCGTGTAACAtgaccttccagatggcaatactagggttccgtcagtccaagactatgccgctggcagcaatgcctcacactcgacctcaagtgtcgtctcaggtatccaatcgcaaacctcttcccttccttccaggtttcctatcgtcgccacgaTTATAGCAAGAGTGGTTAGTGGGCTGAGGCTATGGATTAAAGCGTGGCCGTGCCATTTTCAGAAATCCGGATGATGAATAAGTGGGGCTTGGCATAGAGAGTAATAACGACTTCTTGATCTTGCAAGCTTGATCTTGAAGCTTTTGTAGAGATGCAAGCTGTAAGAATCACTTTCGGATCATGGAATAGGCTGTAGGCTTGTACTGGTCCTCAGGGAATCCAGGAGTAGAACACCGATAGAAGTAGGTCTCATCCTCAAATCAGAGACTACCCCTGTGTCTTCATTGTTGAAGAACAGTTGCTTTTTAAGTCGATTGCAAGAGTGAGGTGAGTGAGCTGAGGCTATGGGTTAAAGGGTTGCCGCGTATTATTCAGGACcacgcaattacagagtaagTTACTCACATCAAAATTTTAGAAGAATAGATGTTTTCTAGGAAGACTGGGGCTATGATCAAAGGGTAGCCGCGCCCTTTTCCCCACAACAGATCGGGGATAGGTGGAGTGGCTATGGGTTAAAGGGTGGGCGCGTATTattcaagaccacagatcgagTATAGGTAATGAGGGAGACTTTTTTAAAGTTCCCAGCAATTACAGAATAAGTCCAGACACGTCAAAATTTTAGTGGAATAGATGTTTTCTAGGAGGATTGGGGTTATGATTAAAGGATAGTCGCGCTCTTTTCACCACCACGGATCGAGGATAATTTTTCTGGCCTTAGGTCATGTCCTTTCGAAACTGGTGGATACATGAGAGGATCATCCCCTGATTATGTGCTGGCCAACAGCAGATGATGAGAAATAAGGATACCTAAAAGATGGCCAGGAGTTATCATTGATGGACCTAGCTTATACCACCGGCTGCTTAGTGGTGAGTTGGCTTCCTGCACGAGTGGTAAGTGGGCTAAGACTAGGTGTTCCGGAATCCTTTTGGCCTCAGGTTTTTGGTAGAGAAGGGATTCCCACATCCTGACGCTGAAGAACAATGATCTATGCAGTAATAGTGGAGATTGGTCCATTCAACCTGAGATAGGTCTGGATGCAAAGAGACAGAAGAATTTCTGTGGTGTTTGTAAAGATGAAGAGGTATAGGACTCGTTTCCAATCTATTTTCCTATTATCCCAGTCTGGCAGGGAGGAAACTTAAGACTTGAGGAGGAAGAGTTTTTCTCTCTCCGAATTCTCTCCAAACGCTTAGTTCTCTTGTTGTTTTTGACTACTGTAGACTCCAGAAACTCGAGGCCAACACTTACTGAGAAGAGATTATTTTGGACCGCTGGCTTTACACTCTTGCTTGCCAAACATATAAAGTTATCAAAGTATTAAATTCACCACAGAATATTTTCTCTAGGTATACCCTAGTTATTAACATCCCTAGccacaacatcatcaacaacaagtgCGAAAATTAAGCAAAAGGATTCGAGGAGCCATAGAGcgtttgtttcattttttttttttcttttattccttATTGCTTGGGCCTCATCCATAAACCAATGATTTATGGCTTTATTGAGTAAcagtttttcttgtttttcctGTAGCACAAAAATCTGCCTCAAACACAcactcgtgtgtgtgtgtgtgtgtgtcctttcatatgtgccaaattggaGTAAGTGGTTGTGTGCAGGATTTCTTTTAATGCCGCTACCGATGGATGTAAAGTCCaacataaaaatcgcatttccTCTTGTTTTTATTCGTTCTTTTGTGAAATCCATCCATAAGTGGCAACGGAGGTGATAAATTattttcacatatcaaaaaaGGATTccgggtttttgtttttgttcacaGCTTCTTCAAAATTTGACTACCTCATATGGGGGTGCTGCAACAGCTGTTAAGGCatttagcaaaaaatttgaTATGGTTTTTGTGATTTGTAGTAATAAAAGTGAGAAAATAGTGATGATAACTGAAAAGTTACCTGGTAACCATTAAGTTGATAATGTAGGTTCTGTTGATACGATATCCCGATTAATGCCCGAATCATAAGGTCTTGCGTCAACCCTTGCGAGGTTGCTCACTGCTTCCAAAGTTATCTTCGGGGTCAACATGAAGGGCAACTACAATTTCGGGCACAGACAAAGGTTCGAAGTTGGGACTTAATCGAACTGAATACACCAACCAACACAGCAGCACTAGAGATGGCATCTATCTTCGCAAGAAGATTGAAAGTACCCTGAACACCGGTTGATTCTCCACGGGCCTCAGGGCCGAGTGTCGATAAAGAGAAGGATGGGATCCATCAATCACCCTTGGAAACCCCGAGGATCGTGGTTGATGCCAAAGGAAGAGAAGAAGAAGTTGCCTGCGTCACACTACAGTTGGGACCACctggagaggtggtcccccagatacttgcccctgaaaaatatcag from the Stomoxys calcitrans chromosome 1, idStoCalc2.1, whole genome shotgun sequence genome contains:
- the LOC106095377 gene encoding uncharacterized protein LOC106095377, which produces MMHMNTRSDVCMLISIKILRAHNTERGSDSDSGSGSGSDSGSDCGSDCGSDSGSDSGSGSGSGSDSGSDSDSGSDSGSGSDSGSDSGSGSGSDSGSDSGSGSGSDYDSGSDSGSDSGSNSGSGSDSVSGSDSDSGSDSVSGSDSVSGSDSVSGSDSVSGSDSGSDSGYGSIVPL